One genomic region from Apodemus sylvaticus chromosome 1, mApoSyl1.1, whole genome shotgun sequence encodes:
- the LOC127689537 gene encoding glycine N-acyltransferase-like protein Keg1, which yields MFYLQSSQALKVLENSLRKYLPESLKVYGTVFHINQGNPFKLKTLVDKWPDFNTVVIRPQEQDMTDDLDHYNNTYLIYSKDPKNCQEFLGSSEVINWKQHLQIQSSQSDLGKVIENLGAINLGKVMHKQCFLYMIFETAEQLTPSLVDTKNLVVSSDKPKPFDHQLFKFASLDVTHAALVNSIWYFGGNEKSQKFIERCISTFPSFCIMGPEGTPVSWTLMDHTGELRMGGTLPKYRSQSLIYHVACHQIQTLGKLGFPMYAHVDKANFTIQRMAVMLRHVPMPCTWNQWNCVPL from the exons ATGTTCTATTTACAGAGTTCCCAGGCACTAAAGGTTCTGGAGAATTCCCTAAGGAAGTACCTCCCTGAGTCCTTAAAG GTTTATGGGACTGTCTTCCACATCAATCAGGGAAACCCATTCAAGCTCAAGACTTTGGTGGACAAGTGGCCTGATTTTAATACTGTTGTTATTCGACCCCAGGAACAG GACATGACAGATGACCTTGACCACTACAACAACACTTATCTAATATATTCCAAGGATCCCAAGAATTGTCAGGAATTTCTTGGCTCATCAGAAGTCATTAACTGGAAACAACATTTGCAGATTCAAA GTTCACAGTCAGACCTGGGAAAAGTGATAGAAAATCTTGGAGCCATTAACTTGGGAAAGGTCATGCATAAGCAGTGCTTTCTCTATATGATATTTGAAACAGCAGAGCAACTGACTCCTTCCTTGGTGGATACAAAGAACTTAGTTGTCAGCAGTGACAAGCCCAAGCCTTT TGACCATCAGTTATTCAAATTTGCCTCCCTGGATGTTACACATGCTGCACTAGTGAATAGCATCTGGTATTTTGGTGGCAATGAGAAGAGCCAGAAGTTCATTGAACGCTGTATCTCTACCTTCCCCAGCTTCTGTATTATGGGGCCTGAGGGGACCCCTGTGTCTTGGACCCTAATGGACCACACTGGAGAACTGAGAATGGGAGGCACCTTGCCTAAGTACCGGAGCCAGAGTCTCATTTACCATGTTGCTTGCCACCAGATTCAGACACTAGGAAAGCTTGGCTTtcccatgtatgcacatgtggatAAGGCTAACTTCACCATACAGAGAATGGCTGTCATGCTGCGTCATGTTCCCATGCCCTGTACGTGGAACCAGTGGAACTGTGTACCTCTATAA